One window from the genome of Crassostrea angulata isolate pt1a10 chromosome 2, ASM2561291v2, whole genome shotgun sequence encodes:
- the LOC128172572 gene encoding uncharacterized protein LOC128172572 isoform X1 yields MCRSSNMAVGLPWFFFCLFALHGALGYSKTNLEEKIENLEKKLELMYDIVTEITSENGNLKTRLKALEDLVTDGKHFENRQREPFRESGNPNAAQMTFPLKTNSSNNQSDKNIDERKVTESDIKNNISLERKRKDYIAIHIHTIRSDRFPCLSLKRQ; encoded by the exons ATGTGCAGATCGAGCAACATGGCTGTAGGCTTACCTTGGTTTTTCTTCTGTCTCTTTGCTCTACATGGGGCACTTGGATATTCCAAAacaaatttagaagaaaagattGAGAATTTGGAAAAGAAACTGGAACTCATGTATGACATTGTGACCGAAATAACGTCAGAAAATGGGAATCTTAAAACCAGATTAAAGGCTCTTGAGGATTTGGTGACCGACGGAAAACATTTCGAAAACCGCCAACGTGAACCTTTTAGAGAGTCTGGGAATCCAAATGCTGCGCAAATGACATTTCCACTTAAAACCAACAGTTCGAATAACCAAAGTGACAAGAATATAGATGAACGAAAAGTCACTGAATCTGATATCAAGAATAACATTTCTTTGGAAAGAAAACGAAAAG ACTATATTGCCATCCACATCCACACCATCAGGAGTGATCGCTTTCCATGCTTATCTCTCAAAAGACAGTAG
- the LOC128172572 gene encoding uncharacterized protein LOC128172572 isoform X2, whose product MCRSSNMAVGLPWFFFCLFALHGALGYSKTNLEEKIENLEKKLELMYDIVTEITSENGNLKTRLKALEDLVTDGKHFENRQREPFRESGNPNAAQMTFPLKTNSSNNQSDKNIDERKVTESDIKNNISLERKRKGKTTILPSTSTPSGVIAFHAYLSKDSSGPLGAHHILQFDVVPLNRGNGYNVFDGIFIVPAKGTYVFTWSFMSEGHGSVDTQLMKNADIIGTRFADSTSSTEWDFATGTVVTEVNQGDHVYVRLGLESTRRVRSIPESRTTFSGWLLS is encoded by the exons ATGTGCAGATCGAGCAACATGGCTGTAGGCTTACCTTGGTTTTTCTTCTGTCTCTTTGCTCTACATGGGGCACTTGGATATTCCAAAacaaatttagaagaaaagattGAGAATTTGGAAAAGAAACTGGAACTCATGTATGACATTGTGACCGAAATAACGTCAGAAAATGGGAATCTTAAAACCAGATTAAAGGCTCTTGAGGATTTGGTGACCGACGGAAAACATTTCGAAAACCGCCAACGTGAACCTTTTAGAGAGTCTGGGAATCCAAATGCTGCGCAAATGACATTTCCACTTAAAACCAACAGTTCGAATAACCAAAGTGACAAGAATATAGATGAACGAAAAGTCACTGAATCTGATATCAAGAATAACATTTCTTTGGAAAGAAAACGAAAAGGTAAAAC GACTATATTGCCATCCACATCCACACCATCAGGAGTGATCGCTTTCCATGCTTATCTCTCAAAAGACAGTAGTGGTCCTCTTGGAGCCCATCACATTCTCCAGTTTGACGTTGTTCCATTAAATCGAGGCAACGGTTACAACGTTTTTGACGGAATATTTATAGTTCCTGCCAAAGGGACATACGTATTCACGTGGTCCTTCATGTCTGAGGGTCATGGTAGTGTCGACACACAGTTGATGAAAAATGCTGATATCATCGGTACTAGATTTGCCGACTCAACAAGTTCAACAGAATGGGACTTTGCCACGGGGACTGTAGTTACTGAAGTTAATCAAGGTGACCACGTGTATGTTCGTCTAGGGCTAGAGTCTACTCGTAGAGTGCGAAGTATTCCAGAAAGTAGAACTACCTTTTCTGGTTGGCTTTTATCTTAA
- the LOC128174199 gene encoding 52 kDa repressor of the inhibitor of the protein kinase-like: protein MIRPFNPVNSSQTYLWMISIKNQTNRIRPFNPVNSIHRVQQTYLWMISIKNQTNRIRPFNPVNSIHREVRDQPIGPYFGYQCDEVTDASNWEQLGVVIRYVVNGKPIERLIEFIECEEITGMAICESIISCMNEVGLDPNYCRSQTMDGAGNMSGKHSECAARFKDQYPKAVYHYCSCHDLNLAISKSCSLKEVQICLDTLKKLGIFFKYSPKRTRRLERAVDEINDERTENKIDKKKFKVFSETRWVEKHITLQTFQEMYQPILLCLEAISLRERNWDAKAVVEANGLLAKLSDSQFIASFQTIRNFFGYMSGLSKKLQGSSLDVLDGYRMVAHVREVILGLRSDDNEYDSVFHRMEEMAQLTEGVMTVPRQCSSTG from the exons ATGATCCGCCCGTTCAATCCAGTCAACAGCAGTCAAACCTACCTGTGGATGATCAGCATCAAGAATCAAACGAACAGAATCCGCCCGTTCAACCCAGTCAACAGCATTCATCGAGTACAACAAACCTACCTGTGGATGATCAGCATCAAGAATCAAACGAACAGAATCCGCCCGTTCAACCCAGTCAACAGCATTCATCGA GAGGTTCGAGATCAGCCGATAGGTCCATACTTTGGCTATCAGTGTGATGAGGTGACTGACGCCAGTAACTGGGAACAGCTCGGTGTTGTAATTCGGTATGTTGTCAATGGGAAGCCTATTGAACGGCTTATAGAATTTATAGAGTGTGAGGAAATCACTGGAATGGCAATATGTGAATCCATTATCTCGTGTATGAATGAAGTTGGTCTGGATCCGAACTACTGTCGTTCCCAAACAATGGATGGTGCTGGAAATATGTCTGGAAAACATTCAGAGTGTGCAGCACGATTTAAAGACCAATATCCTAAAGCTGTATATCATTATTGTAGCTGTCATGATCTGAATCTTGCCATCAGTAAAAGCTGTTCATTGAAAGAAGTGCAAATATGTTTAGACACATTAAAGAAGCTGGgtatattctttaaatattcaCCAAAGCGCACGCGAAGGCTGGAAAGGGCTGTTGATGAAATCAACGATGAAAGaactgaaaacaaaattgacaAGAAGAAGTTTAAGGTGTTTTCAGAGACCAGATGGGTAGAGAAACACATCACCCTGCAAACATTTCAAGAGATGTATCAGCCAATTTTGCTCTGTTTAGAAGCAATTTCGTTAAGAGAAAGAAACTGGGATGCAAAGGCGGTTGTGGAAGCAAATGGTCTCTTAGCAAAATTGTCAGATTCACAATTTATTGCCTCCTTTCAAACCATCCGGAATTTCTTTGGATACATGTCTGGACTTAGTAAGAAATTACAAGGAAGCAGCTTGGATGTATTGGACGGATACAGAATGGTCGCACATGTGCGTGAGGTTATATTAGGGTTGAGGTCAGATGATAATGAATATGACAGTGTCTTCCATCGCATGGAGGAGATGGCTCAATTAACAGAAGGTGTCATGACTGTCCCTCGTCAATGCTCAAgcactggatga